The following proteins are co-located in the Gemmatimonadota bacterium genome:
- a CDS encoding glycoside hydrolase family 32 protein, whose translation MKDYTSLVPHYTFPTDSLEAQEAALADNPLLQRLNASRRSYDGDPHRPAYHYVNPEAMLNDPNGLCFWQGLWHLFYQAYPPEDTRQHWGHAISDDLVHWRDLPYCIYPNPERCCYSGATLVEESRVIAMYHGTVAGNMVAVSSDPLLLNWEKVTGAPVIPMPPKDGPSVPYNVFDPCIWKKDGVYYSLSAGTKPTGPAGKKRRANYLFRSEDLARWTYLHPFVEDDDYTLVGDDGACPYFWPIGNRHILLFFSHMSGPQYLIGDYDTDRDKFVVTYGAKFNFGAYKPSGLHAPSATPDGEGGLVAIFNMNHGKPTEGWNQIMSLPRRLTVDGDDLYQEPVEALESLREAPIRFDGFNLPANREVVLPAPEGGNTMEFEVEIDTGSSPMVEMNVLRSPDREEFTRIAFYRGRGFHGTSLLSVDTSFASTAPDVQSRAPETAPLAPEEDETLKLRVFVDRSVVEVFANGRQCVALRVYPERSDSTGVSFRSQGVDSRVRSLRAYKMKSIWV comes from the coding sequence ATGAAAGACTACACCTCTCTGGTCCCCCACTACACCTTTCCCACAGATTCGCTCGAGGCGCAGGAGGCCGCGCTGGCGGACAACCCGCTGCTGCAGCGTCTGAACGCGTCCCGCAGGAGCTACGATGGGGATCCCCATCGTCCCGCGTACCATTACGTGAACCCGGAGGCCATGCTCAACGACCCCAACGGCCTGTGCTTCTGGCAGGGACTATGGCATCTGTTCTACCAGGCTTACCCGCCCGAGGATACGCGGCAGCACTGGGGACACGCCATATCCGACGATCTCGTCCACTGGCGCGACCTGCCCTACTGCATCTATCCGAACCCGGAGCGCTGCTGCTACTCGGGCGCCACGCTTGTGGAGGAAAGCCGGGTGATCGCCATGTACCACGGCACGGTCGCGGGCAACATGGTCGCCGTATCCAGCGATCCCCTGCTCCTCAACTGGGAGAAGGTCACCGGAGCGCCCGTCATCCCCATGCCGCCGAAGGATGGTCCGTCCGTGCCCTACAACGTGTTCGATCCGTGCATCTGGAAGAAGGACGGGGTCTACTATTCGCTCTCCGCGGGCACCAAGCCGACAGGACCGGCCGGCAAGAAGAGGCGTGCGAACTACCTGTTCCGCTCCGAGGACCTGGCCCGCTGGACCTACCTCCATCCCTTCGTCGAGGACGACGACTACACCCTGGTGGGGGACGACGGCGCGTGCCCGTACTTCTGGCCCATCGGCAACCGCCACATCCTGCTCTTCTTCAGCCACATGAGCGGTCCCCAGTACCTGATCGGCGACTATGACACGGATCGGGACAAGTTCGTGGTCACTTACGGCGCCAAGTTCAATTTCGGCGCGTACAAGCCGTCCGGGCTCCACGCGCCTTCGGCCACACCGGACGGCGAGGGTGGTCTTGTCGCGATCTTCAACATGAACCACGGCAAGCCGACGGAGGGGTGGAACCAGATCATGTCCCTGCCCCGGCGCCTGACCGTCGACGGCGACGACCTGTACCAGGAACCGGTCGAGGCCCTCGAATCGCTGCGGGAAGCCCCGATCCGGTTCGACGGCTTCAACCTTCCGGCCAACCGGGAGGTCGTCCTGCCCGCGCCGGAGGGCGGCAACACCATGGAGTTCGAGGTGGAGATCGACACGGGTTCGTCACCCATGGTGGAAATGAACGTGCTGCGGTCTCCGGACCGGGAGGAATTCACGCGCATCGCCTTCTACCGGGGCCGCGGGTTCCATGGCACGAGCCTGCTTTCCGTCGATACCTCCTTCGCGTCCACCGCGCCCGACGTCCAGTCCCGGGCGCCCGAGACCGCGCCGCTGGCGCCGGAAGAGGACGAAACGCTCAAACTGCGGGTGTTCGTGGACCGGAGCGTCGTGGAGGTCTTCGCCAACGGCCGCCAGTGCGTCGCGCTGCGGGTCTATCCCGAACGGTCGGACAGCACGGGCGTGTCCTTTCGCTCCCAGGGCGTCGACAGCCGGGTCCGGTCGCTCCGGGCCTACAAGATGAAATCGATATGGGTCTGA
- the nudC gene encoding NAD(+) diphosphatase, with protein sequence MDNPVLKFADVPLDRAEGRRGDPEWLAGQLARDDTRFIPVWRDLNLIDDGHGTSLPSAVICGGPAGAAGPTDPANADVLAASCETVFLGMEGDRAFFAVDLSDSDEEEAVATAGDRGKFQDLWRAGPSIDARGAALMAYARGMLYWHRENRYCGRCGHATVSQEGGRRRRCTNADCRRNAFPRIDPAVITLVEYRPEDGRPPMCLLGNHHRPPPNVFSTLSGFTEPGESLEETVAREVFEEVGVHVSAANYQASQPWPFPSSLMLGFRARAVSTAIVVNPEELVEARWFTAEEVRGFGEWGDESVECALPRRDSIARFLVDSWVSEVSGP encoded by the coding sequence ATGGACAATCCGGTGCTGAAATTCGCGGACGTCCCGTTGGATCGGGCGGAGGGAAGGCGCGGCGATCCGGAGTGGCTCGCCGGACAGCTGGCCCGGGACGACACCCGATTCATACCCGTCTGGCGTGACCTGAACCTGATCGATGACGGGCATGGGACGTCCCTGCCGTCCGCTGTCATCTGTGGGGGCCCGGCCGGTGCGGCCGGTCCGACCGATCCGGCCAATGCGGACGTGCTGGCGGCCAGTTGCGAAACCGTTTTCCTGGGTATGGAAGGAGACCGCGCCTTTTTCGCGGTGGACCTCTCGGATTCCGATGAAGAAGAAGCGGTCGCGACGGCCGGAGACCGGGGGAAGTTCCAGGACCTCTGGCGCGCCGGTCCGTCGATCGACGCGCGCGGGGCCGCGCTCATGGCGTATGCGCGGGGGATGCTGTACTGGCACCGCGAGAACCGGTACTGCGGCCGGTGCGGCCATGCGACCGTAAGCCAGGAGGGGGGCCGCCGGCGCCGGTGCACGAACGCGGATTGCCGCAGGAACGCCTTTCCACGCATCGACCCCGCGGTGATCACGCTGGTGGAATACCGGCCGGAAGACGGACGTCCGCCCATGTGTCTCCTGGGCAACCACCACCGGCCGCCGCCGAACGTTTTTTCCACCCTATCCGGCTTCACGGAACCGGGGGAGAGCCTGGAGGAAACCGTGGCCCGGGAGGTGTTCGAAGAGGTCGGCGTTCACGTGAGCGCGGCGAACTACCAGGCCTCCCAGCCCTGGCCCTTCCCCTCGTCGCTGATGCTGGGTTTCCGCGCGCGGGCGGTGTCCACCGCCATCGTGGTGAACCCGGAGGAACTCGTGGAGGCCCGGTGGTTTACCGCCGAAGAGGTCCGGGGTTTCGGCGAATGGGGCGACGAATCGGTCGAATGCGCCCTGCCGCGCCGAGATTCCATCGCCCGGTTCCTGGTCGATTCCTGGGTTTCGGAGGTATCCGGTCCTTAA
- a CDS encoding histidinol-phosphate transaminase, giving the protein MKPDSNLSRRGFIGGTLLGGLGALAADPLVMAQALVSGKKPEDIQGHGVAPGYVNLSSNENPLGPSPRAVEAVAARIFDVNRYHWSFLPDPVEGLINALERKHGLPVTETTWDNWEEVTENRRVILSAGSSMILHSVGLATARDKAELVQAQPAYYDTAAVWGRLREEEGVDVKVNYVRLTRDLRHNLNAMFEKINDHTTVVVVTNPNNPTSTLVEHDALLDFVRSVPSRVTVFIDEAYIDYTSDPGYRDAVYLAREQDNVIVSRTFSKIHGMAGMRVGYAVLSPRLRRKLSLYNLGGPPSNLGVYGALAALDDHAHYERSRRTVEEGKAYLGEAFNRLGIAYTPSDSCFVLFRLGDKAESVFNALQERNVWIGDAMWWGLKGYLRVTVGTPDENEAFINTLEAVL; this is encoded by the coding sequence ATGAAACCAGATTCCAACCTGTCGCGCCGGGGATTCATCGGGGGAACGCTGCTGGGAGGCCTGGGCGCCCTGGCGGCCGATCCCCTGGTGATGGCGCAGGCGCTGGTATCGGGCAAGAAACCGGAAGATATTCAGGGTCATGGTGTCGCACCGGGTTACGTGAACCTGTCGTCCAATGAAAACCCCCTGGGGCCGTCTCCGCGGGCCGTCGAGGCGGTCGCCGCGCGCATTTTCGACGTGAACCGTTACCACTGGAGTTTCCTGCCGGACCCGGTGGAAGGCCTGATCAACGCCCTCGAACGGAAGCACGGGTTGCCGGTCACCGAGACGACGTGGGACAACTGGGAAGAGGTTACGGAGAACCGCCGGGTCATCCTGAGCGCGGGTTCCAGCATGATCCTTCACTCGGTCGGTCTGGCAACGGCCCGGGACAAGGCCGAACTGGTCCAGGCCCAGCCCGCCTACTACGACACCGCTGCCGTCTGGGGACGGCTCAGGGAGGAAGAAGGTGTCGACGTCAAGGTCAATTACGTCCGACTGACCCGGGACCTGCGGCACAATCTGAACGCCATGTTTGAGAAGATCAACGACCACACGACGGTCGTTGTCGTGACGAATCCCAATAATCCTACCAGCACGTTGGTGGAACATGACGCGCTATTGGATTTCGTGCGGTCCGTACCTTCGCGCGTTACGGTGTTCATCGACGAAGCGTATATCGACTACACCTCCGATCCGGGTTACCGCGACGCGGTGTACCTGGCTCGGGAACAGGACAACGTGATCGTCTCCCGGACGTTCTCCAAGATTCACGGCATGGCGGGCATGCGCGTCGGGTACGCCGTGCTCTCGCCCCGGCTGAGACGAAAACTTTCGCTCTACAACCTGGGCGGCCCGCCGAGCAACCTGGGCGTATACGGCGCGCTCGCCGCGCTGGACGACCACGCCCACTACGAGCGGAGCCGGAGGACGGTGGAGGAAGGCAAGGCCTATCTGGGCGAGGCCTTTAACCGGCTGGGTATCGCGTATACGCCCAGCGATTCCTGCTTCGTCCTGTTCAGGCTCGGGGACAAGGCCGAATCCGTGTTCAACGCGCTCCAGGAGCGCAACGTCTGGATCGGCGACGCCATGTGGTGGGGGCTGAAGGGGTATTTGCGCGTGACCGTCGGTACGCCGGACGAGAACGAGGCCTTCATCAACACGCTGGAAGCGGTGTTGTAG